CTGCACATGCGGTATGCCTGAAAAACGCTGTTTCTCACCGATGCCGAGGATGCGCAGCGCGCCGTTCTTTTCATGTTCAAGCATGGTGACGATGGTGGCCACGACCGACTGGATATGGCCGCCGAGCAGATCGTTCATGGCCGGGCCGCCGCCCTTATAGGGCACGTGAACCAGTTCGATACCGGTGGCGCGATTGAGCAGCAGGCCGGCCATGTGCTGCGGACTGCCGATGCCGGCCGTGCCGTAATTGACCGTCTTCGGATTCTTTTTCACGTACGCGATGAACTCGGGCACGGACTTCGCCGGCACTGATGGATGCACGGCGAGACCGAGAATGCCGCGAACGGCGGTCGTTATCGGCGCAAAATCCTTGACCGGATCGAACGGCATTTGCTGGATGTGCGGGGTGATCGTCATCAGCGCGTTGGTGGCCAAAACAATGGTGTGACCATCGGGATCGGATCGCGCGACCGCCATCGTGCCAATACTGCCGTTGCCGCCCGGACGGTTCTCGACAATGACTGGCTGTTTCAATCGCTCCTGCAGGATCGGCTGGACGAGCCTTGCCACTTGCTCCGTTGATGCGCCGGGCGGATAGGGAAGGACGATGGTGATCGGCTTGTTGGGAAAGTCCTGTGCCGGTGCTGCGCCGATTGCGCCAAACATTGCAAGACAGGCCAGCAAAGCGGCCCTTTTGAACAACATCATCGTCATTCCCTCCCACGGGATTCATGCGGACCCTTGCGCAGTTCACGCGGTGAACCGAGCGGGCGCTCTTAATTTCGCTATAGCGAATTATTTATCGATGTAACGAATTTAACGGATCGCGCAAAACGCAGCAAGCCGCGCCCCCGGGGAATACCGGAGACGCGGCCTTTATCTGTGCGGTTGTGATGTGCGGCCTTTCGGCAGGCGTCGCGCTAGTGCGCTAGCGCGCCCGCCGCTGCGACGTTGCCGGTACCGTGCCGGTGGTCGCCGGCTTGCCGCCGCCGAAGATGAGGCGTGTCGGGTTTTCGTCGAAGTTTTTCACCGCACGATCGATCGTGTAGAGCGTGCGCCGTCCATCGGCCGCCAGTGCATCGATCTTTTTGTCGAGATTTTCCGCCGTCGCCTTGATCGCACGCACCGCTTCCGGCACGTCGCCTTTGCCGTCGGGGCCGCCGATGAGATTGTCGACGCCGGCCAGGATGTTGTCGATCTTTTCCGAGTTGCGCGACAGCGTCTCCGAGAAGGCTTCCACATTGGTGGCCGTCTTTTCGAAGCTCTGGATTGTCTTCGTAAGCGAATCCGAATTCTTCGAGAGCACATCCGAAAGCACTTCCGTGAAGGTCTCGATGTTGCGCAGCGAGTTCTTGAGCGCTTTCTCATTGTCAGCCAGCACAGAATCGATGCGCCGTGCGACATCGCGCGCCGCCGCCATCATGTCCTGCGACGAACTTGAGCCAGCCGTCAGAACCGGAATGTCGTCGAGTTTCGTGGTGACAGGGCCAGCTGTCGGCGAGCCGCCGCGCAAGGCCAGCACGGCAATGCCGGTCAGGCCCTGCGTATCGAGGCTGACCTGCGTGTCGGCCCGCACCGGTGTGTTGGCATCGACGGAGATGGTGGCGAGCGCCTGTTTCGGATCCCGCGGATCGAGCGTCAATTGGGTGACTTCACCAACGCGAATACCGTTGAACGAGACGGTCGCACCGGAGCGCAATCCACCGATCGGACCCTCGAACACAACACGATACAGCATGCGCTCGCCGGTGCCGCCGACATGATGGAACCAGTAGACGAACCCGAACGCGCCAAAGATGACGGCGAGGGAGAACAATCCGATCAGAATATAATTTGCTCTGGTTTCCATAGTCCCTCACATCGTCGCGCCAACGCGCCCGCGTTTGCCGCGGAAATATGCTTTCAACCAAGGATGCTCCGAAGCGAGCATTGTCGACATCGGCCCTGCGGCAATCACTTTGCCATCGGCAAGCACGGCAATTCGGTCACAGACGGAATGCAGAGAGTCGAGGTCATGGGTTACCATGAAAACCGTCAGCCCCAAAGTGCGCTGCAGGGTGCGGATCAGGTTGTCGAATTCGCCGGCGCTGATCGGATCGAGGCCCGATGTCGGCTCGTCGAGAAACACGATCGCCGGATCGAGCGCCAGGGCGCGGGCGAGGGCGACGCGCTTGATCATGCCGCCGGAGAGTTCCGACGGCATCTTGTTCAGCGCTTCCGGCGGCAGGCCGACCATTTTCAGTTTGGCCGCGGCGATCTCGTCGAGCAGCCGCGGCGACAGTTTGAGATATTCGCGCATCGGGAATTGCACGTTCTGGCGCACCGTCAACGCCGAGAACAGGGCGCCGTGCTGGAACAGGATGCCCCAGTGCCGCTCGATCAGTTGGTCGCGCAGTTCCTTGGCCCTGGAGAATTCCTGGCCGAACACTTCGATGGTGCCTTCGCTCGGCTGAATAAGGCCGATCATGGTGCGCAGGAGCACAGACTTGCCAGCGCCGGATGCGCCGACAAAGCCGAGAATTTCGCCGCGCTTCACGTCGAAATTCACGCCCTTCAAAACTTTCTGACGCTTGAAATTGACCTGCAGGTTGCGCACCCGCAGTGCGATATCCTGCGAAATGTCGAGCGTCGCCGGCGCTTCGTCATCGAAAAGCGAGAGAACATTATCGGTGATGGACATGGTGTCTTTCGCCCGTTTCTTATTTGTCGATCGCCGCGAAGAATACCGCAAAGACGCCGTCAAGCACGATCACGAGGAAGATCGATTGCACCACGGCGTTGGTGGTCTGCAGGCCGAGCGATTCCGCGCTGCCTTTTGTTTCGAGGCCGCGCACGCAGGCGACGATGCCGATCACCAAAGCCATGAACGGCGCCTTGATCATCCCGACCATGAAATGATCGAGGCTGATGACTTCACGCAGCCGCTGCAGGAATACGTCCGGCTGGATATTGCCATAGAGCGAGGCGACAAGGCCGGCGCCGTACAACGCCGCCATCTCGCCGAGGAATGTCAGCATTGGTACGGCGATCACGAGCGCGAGGATGCGCGGCAGCACCAGCACACTGATCGGATCGAAACCCATCGTCTGCAGCGCGTCGATTTCCTCGCGCATCTTCATCGAGCCGAGTTCGGCGGTGTAGGCGCTGCCCGAACGGCCGGCGACCATGACGCAGACGATCAGAACGCCGATCTCGCGCAGCACCAGGATGCCGACCATGTCGACGACGAAGACATCGGCGCCGAACTTGCGGAAATGGAAGATGCCTTGCTGCGCCAGAATGGCGCCGATCAGAAAGGTGATCAAAAGGATGATCGGGACAGCCCGCCAGCCGACGAGGTCGATCTGGTTCACCATCGAGATGAAGCGGAAGCTGCGCGGCCGCCACAGAATGCGCAGCCCTGCGACGGTCACCGCGCCAAGCATCTGCGCGAACAATGCACCCGATCTGACGATCTCGACGATGTTCTCGCCGATCGTCTCGAACCAATCTCCGATATAGTTGCGCCGAACGCGTTCGGGATTGGGAACTTCGGTGGTCTGATGAACCGTCTCGACGATGACGCGAAACTGCTCCGGAAGCCCGACGACATCGGCGCGAATGCCCTTCTCGCTGCTGCCACGCAAGAGACGCTCGAGCAGCCAGGCGCCATAGGTGTCGAGCTTGGCGACCCCTTGCATGTCGATGCGGAGAGTCTTCACCGGCCCCTTCGGGGCCGGCGTTGCGCGGATCACCTGCTGCTCAAGCTCACGGGCCTGATCAGCCGTCCAGTCGCCAGCCGCTACGAGCTCAAGCCGCTCGCCGCTGACCCTCCCGGTGAGCAACGCTTTTACGCTCATATAACTCCCCGCCCCGTATGCCTCTGGACGGCTCCGGGCGACACGCGCCTTGAGAAGATCCGCATTACCATCATGCTTAACAGAGCCTTACCGCCTGTCGAGCTTCCCCTTGCGAAGCGTTAAACCATGGTTAACCAAAAAGCCTTGCAGCTCTCGGTCCGCGTCGAAACCTGGCCCATAGCGGGACATTTCACCATCAGCCGCGGTGCCAAGACCGAGGCGAGGGTGGTGGTCGCCGAACTGTCGGACGGTGAGTTCCAAGATCCGATTATTGGTCGCGGCGAATGTGTCCCCTATGCCCGCTACGGCGAAAGCGTGGCGGCGGTGGCAGCCACGCTGGAAAATTTGGCTCAAAAAGTGGCCGCGGGGCTCTCTCACAAGGAAGTGCAGTCGGCGTTACCGGCGGGCGCGGCCCGCAATGCGCTGGATTGCGCCTTCTGGGACCTTGAGGCCAAGCGCACCGGCACGCCCGTTTACAAGCTGGCCGGGCTTGCGGCGCCGGCCCCCTTGATCACGGCCTTCACCATTTCGCTCGGTTCCCCCGACGCCATGGCGAAAGCAGCGAAAGAGGCGGGTGCGCGGCCGCTGCTCAAAATCAAGCTGGGTGGCGAGGGCGACATCGAGCGCATTGCAGCAATCCGCGACGCGGTTCCGCATACGGAACTCATCATTGACGCCAATGAAGGCTGGACGCCCGACAATCTCGCCGCAAATCTCGATGCCTGCGCCAAGGCCGGCGTGACGCTGGTGGAACAGCCGCTGCATGCCGATGCCGACGCTGCGCTCGCCGAGATTCAAAGACCGGTTCCGGTTTGCGCCGATGAAAGCGCACACGACACCGCCTCGTTAAAGGCGCTGCTTGGAAAATATGACGCGGTGAATATCAAGCTCGACAAGACCGGCGGGCTGACGGAGGCGCTCGCAATGACGCGTGAGGCCCAAAAACTTGGCTTGATGACAATGACCGGATGCATGGTGGCCACGTCGTTGTCGATGGCGCCGGCGATGTTGGTCGCGCAGAGCGCGCGCTTTGTCGATCTCGATGGGCCTTTGTTGCTTGCAAGAGATCGCGACAATGGCCTGCGTTACGAAGGCAGCCGTGTTTATCCGCCGACGAGGGAACTATGGGGATAAAATTCCTCGTCTGAAGATGTCGCAAAACCTTTGTGTGGCGCGGAAAAAGACACGCTTTGATGCCGAAAAAGGCGCAACGTATTTTATTCCGGGTTCCGTCCGGATTCTTCTTGGCAACGTCATGCCATCCCGTTTAATTTTGAAATCGGGACGACCCAAAACAAACGGGGAGGGTCGGAGGAATGTTCTTCCGTACCGCTTTTGCTGGCGCGTTGCTGGCTGTGCTCACTTGTGCCAACGCGAATGCTGCGTTGCGAATTTCAAACGATAAGGGTGGGCAGATTGGCCCTTATCTGGACGCCTACACAAGCCTCCGGAACTCCGGCGAACGCGTCATCATCGACGGGCCGTGTCTGTCTGCCTGTACGATCGTTCTCGGAGTGGTCCCGCGGGATCGCATCTGCGTAACGCGCCGCGCGCGGCTGGGGTTTCATGCAGCGTGGAATCCGGGTTCGGACGGCCGGCCAGTATTGAGCCGGGCAGGCACCAATGCCTTGTGGAGCCTTTATCCTGGTCACGTCAAAAGCTGGCTGAAGCGGCGCGGCGGCCTGAAGCCACGGATGGTCTATTTGTCGGGCGCAGAACTCGCCTCGATGTATAGGCTCTGCGATTAAGCGGACGCGCGGTTCGGCTTAAATAGCCCGATCGTTGATCGGGCTATTTGTGTTTGGATGGATTCAGAAAGCCGCCGGATAAACGCCGCCGTCGATCATGATATTCTGTCCGGTGATGTAGCCGGCATGTGTCGAGCAGAGGAAGGCGCAGGTTGCGCCGAACTCGTCGGCGGTTCCGAAGCGTTTTGCCGGCACGCTGTTGATACGATTCTGACGCGCCTGCTCGACGGAAATATTCTGTCGTTTGGCATTGCCTTCGATATTCGATGTCAGCCGATCGGTATCGAAAGCGCCGGGCAGCATGAAGTTGATCGTCACATTCGAGCCCGCGACCTGGCGCGCGACACCCGCCATGAAGGCGGTGAGGCCGGCGCGAGCGCCCGACGACAGATCGAGTCCGGCGAGCGGCGCTTTGACCGTGCCCGAGGTGATGTTGACGATGCGGCCGAACTTCTTGGCGATCATCGGGTCGATGACTTTCTGCGTGAGTTCGATCGCCACCGCCATATTAGCGATCACACCGTCGAGGATCTGCTCGCGCGACAATTCGCGGAAATCGCGCATCGGCGGGCCGGCATTGTTGTTGACCAGAATGTCCGGCTCCGGGCAGGCTGCGAACAGCGCCTTCTGGCCCTCAGGGCTGGCGACATCGGCGGCGACCGGAATGACCTTGGCGCCGGTGGCGTTGGCGATTTCTTCGGCCGCCGCTGTGAGGCGTTTCTCGTCGCGACCGTTGATGACGACTTCGCAGCCCTCTCGGGCCAGTGCCATGGCGCAGCCATAACCTAGGCCGCGGCTCGACGCGCAGACGATGGCCTTACGGCCGGCGATACCCAAATCCATGCCATTCTCCGTTGTCATCGTCCGCGAAGGCGGGCGATCCAGCCCTGTCAGGCTATTTTGCCGAACTGGATGCCCCGCCTCTGCGGGGCATGACAAGCGGAAAGATCGCGGCCGCCTCTTACGACAGCCGGGCGCCCTCGACCGCGCGCATGTCGTTGCCGCGCCATTCAAAGCCACGGCCAAGCCAGGCATTGACATAGAGTACCGGCAGCATCAGGTCGCGCAGCATGTAAGTCGCAACCGCCCAGCGCGAGTGATGCCAGCCCGCCTTGGCGGCCAGAAGCCATTCGGCGCCATACCAGACGGCGAGGAAAACGATCAGTGACGGCAGAACCGGTATACCGGCGAGGACGGCGGTGGCGGCGAGGGCGATGGTCGGTGGAAATCCGCCGGACACGATTTCCAGCGAGAAATAGAATGGAAAGCTTGCGCGCCGCAGTCGCGCCCAGCGCCGCTGCCGCTTCCACACATCGGCGGCTTTGCGAAAGCCGAGCGGCTGGCGCACCGGCGGCTGCATCAGCCGGACGCGCAGGCCGAGATTGCGGACGATCTTGGTGCAGGCCGCGTCCTCGGCCGATTCGGCGCCAAGCGCCCGAATGCCGCCTGCGCTTTCCAATTGCTCACGCCGCCAGAACAGCGTTTTGCCCTGCGCGAAGCCAAGGCCGATGAAGTCCGCCAGATATTGCCAGCGCGCCTGATAGGTGTTCAGCATCGCGCATTCGGTTTCGGCGAAGAAGCCGTCAGGACGGCAACCAATCGGCGGCGAACAGACAAGGCCGGTCCCTGGATCAAGCTTTTCCAGCAGCCGCTGAATGTAGTCGCGCGGCAGAAGCACGTTGCTGTCGCAGATCGATATCAGAGGATAGGCGGCTTCCCGCCATCCCTTGAAAACATTGTTGAGTTTTGGATTCTCGCTGATGCGCTCGTCGCCGATCAGCAGCCGCGCATCGATCCAGCGATGATCCGACATCAGGCGATGCAACAGCGGCACAACCGGATCGTCGGGACGCGCGGCGCAGAAAATCAATTCGTAACGCGGATAATCGAGCCGGAAGGCTGAACGTAGCGTGTCTTCGATGTAGTTCTCGAGCCCGCAAACCGGCAGCACGATGCTGACCGGCGGCGAGTCGGGTGCGGCGGCGATCGCGCGCTTATCCGGCCGGCATTGCCGAATGGCAACGGCGATGCTGATGAGATGGATCGCAAGCGCGGTCGCCGCGAAAATTGTCAGGGCAACAAGGGCGATGCTCATTCGACAAAACATGACGAAAAGCGATGACATGCTGATGACGAATGTGAGCGATTTGACCTAGGGCGTTGTCATCAAACGGCAATACGGATGTGAGACACCGGCAGCAAACCAGCGCACCGTTTCCGAAGTTCGTGCTGTATCTGCGGCAATCACTTACACGAACTCCGGAAACAAAGGTGCACTGGCAAGTCTATAATTCTAGTGCCGCTTTTGATTTTGAAGTTCCTGGCAGGAGCTTGCTGCAAATGATGCAGGAACTTCAAAATCGCGGCACTAGCAGGAATGGTGATCCCTTGCTGATGAATGCCACGAGGCCGCGCCGGTTTCGCACGCTGTTCATTTCGGATGTGCATCTTGGCGCCCGCGGGTGCCAGGCGGGCAAGCTGCTGGACTTCCTCCGTAACCACGAGGCGGACACGATCTATCTGGTCGGCGACATCGTCGATGGGTGGGCGCTGAAATCGGGCTGGTACTGGCCGCAATTGCATAACGACGTGGTGCAGAAATTCCTGCGCCAGGTTCGCAAGGGTACGCGGATCATCTACATTCCCGGCAATCACGACGAATTCCTGCGCGGTTATTACGGCACCCATTTCGGCGGCATCGAGGTTGTCGAACAGGCGACCCACATCGCCGCTGACGGCCGCAAATACCTCGTCGTCCATGGCGACCATTTCGACCTTGTCGTGACGCAGGCGCGCTGGCTGGCGTTGCTCGGCGACAAGGCCTACGATTTGGCGCTGACCGTCAACCGGATCTTCAATGCGGTTCGCCGCTGGCTTGGTCTTGGCTACTGGTCGTTGTCACAATGGGCCAAGCTCAAGGTCAAGAATGCCGTATCCTATATCGGCGAGTATGAGCGGGCTTTGGCTGCCGATGCCAAAAAGCACGACGCTCAGGGTATTATCTGCGGTCACATCCATCACGCCGCCATCCATGATGATTTCGGCATCCGCTATATGAATTGCGGTGATTGGGTGGAGAGCTGCACCGCGATTGCAGAGCATCAGGACGGCCGGCTCGAAATCATCCAGTGGCTTGCCGAAAACCCGGAAGTCGAAGTTCCGGAGTTTTCCGAAGTTCGGGCAGCCTGAGCCTTGGATTTTTGCGTTTGGCCTTTTAACGTGCCGGCGGGCTAAATTGCGGCCCTTGAGTCGACAAGAGCGTATTTTCAGATGAGCACGCATCCCGCATTGAAACCCGGCCAGCCGGTGGGGGCCGCGTTGCGGGACGTGGCTGCGGCTGTTGTTGCCGAAGCGCAGGCCATTCTGGGCGATGGCAATGGTGACCCGACCAAGACTGTTCACGGTATTCGTCGCACTTTCAAACGATGGCGCGCGTTGTTGCGTATGCTGGCGCCATTTGTTGACGAAAGCGGTCATCAACTGCGGATCGATGCACGCGAACTCGCACGCAAACTCGGGGGTGCGCGCGATGCACAAGCCACGATCGATGCATTTCGGGACGCGGCGGCAGAGCGCTCGGATCACTCGGTTCCTTTTTCTTCGCGATCCATTGCAACCATTGAAGGGCGCCTCGAAGCCCAGCGTACGTCGCATGAAACGGAGTTCTGGAATCCGCAGATCCGGCAGGAGATGTCGGACTATCTCGCCGCCGCCGCTGCGCAAGTTGCGCAGTGGGATTTGAACGAAGTTACGTTTTCCGACCTTGCCGACATGCTGGCGAAGACCTATCGCCGTGCACGCGGCTCGATCCCGAAATCCTGGGACGAGACCGAAGCCGAAGATCTGCACGAATTGCGGCGGCGCGTGGTGGAGCATCGTTATCAGATGGAATTGATCGAGCCGGCCTGGCCGCGTCTTGGCAAGATCTGGGTCGATGAAGCGCAGCGTCTGCGAACCCGGCTTGGGAAATTTCAGGACCTGGCGGTATTGACCGAAAAGACCGGACCGCATCAGACACTGGCGCCATGGCGATCCAAACTCGTGCCGCTGATTGCCCAGAGGCAGGCCGAGCATGCGCAGGCGGCGCGGAAGATGGCGGCGCGGATGTTTGCGGAACCGCCAAAGGCATTCCGCCGCCGTATCGAGGCGCTATGGGACGCACAGGCCGAAGAAGCCGAGACCTAAAGCGGCAAAAGCATTGAATCCGGCGCCGCGAGCGTTACCTTCGGGCTATGGACGCCATTTCGATTGCCGATATCGAACAGGCTGCGGGCCGTATAGCCGGTATTGCCGTCCGCACGCCGCTGATTCAATCGCCGGTGCTTGACGAACGGGTCGGGGCCCGCGTCTTCCTCAAGGCAGAAATCCTGCAGCGCATGGGCTCGTTCAAATTTCGCGGCGCCTATAACCGTTGCGCGTCGCTGCCAGTGGAAAGCCGGCCGGGTGGGGTGGTGGCTTATTCTTCGGGCAATCATGCGCAGGGGGTCGCAGCGGCGGCCAAGCTGCTCGGCATGCCGGCGGTGATCGTCATGCCCGCCGATGCGCCACGGCCCAAGCGCGAACGCACCGCCGCGCTCGGCGCGCAGGTGGTGCTGTATGATCGCGACAAGGAAGATCGTGCGGCGATAGCCCAGCGCATTGCCGATGAGCGCGGCGCGGTGATCGTGCCGCCTTTCGACGATCCGATGGTGATTGCCGGGCAGGGCACGATCGGCCGGGAGATCGTTGAGGATCTGGCCGCGCTCGGGATGCAGCCCGATGTCGTGGTGGTCGGCGCCTCGGGTGGCGGGCTTGCCGCCGGGATTTCAATGGCCGTCAAGGCCCAGGTGCCGGACGCCGATTTCTATACCGCGGAGCCCGACGGCTTCGACGATACGCTGCGCTCCTTTGCCAGCGGGCATCGCGAGCGCAACACCCGCGCCAGCGGCACGATTTGCGATGCACTGATGACGGCAACGCCGGGCGAACTGACCTTTCCCATCACCAGCCGACTGATCGGCAAGGGCGTCACCGCGACCGACCGCGAGGTGGAAGCGGCGGTCGCATTCGCCTGGCGCGAATTGAAGCTTGTGGTCGAACCGGGCGGCGCCATCGGCCTCGCCGCATTGCTGGCGGGACGGCCGAATGTGAAGGGCAAGGTCGTGGTGGCGATCCTGTCCGGCGGCAATGTCGATCCGGAATTGTTTTCCCGCATCATTGCGGCGTAACTTACGACACAAACGAAAAAGGGGCGCGCCGTTGTCGACGCGCCCCTTTTTGCTGTGTTCTTGCGGGATCGTTTAGAGCCCGGCTTTGATGGAATCAAAGCCGGGCTCTAATTTTTTATTTTGACGCGTTTTCTTCACGCGAACCGGTACCCACTTCGCTCGAAAAGCTTTTAATCGAAGCGCCCGGCTGCGTGTGCCAGCATGGTATAGACCTTGCCGGTTTCGGACGTGAGATAGGTCCGCACCATCGCCTGACCACCACGGTCGTCGCGCGACACGTCTTCCAGCAGCCGTTCGAATTCGGCGATATAGCGATCCACCGTCTGACGGAAATTGCGATCGCCGCGATAGCGGTTGCGCATGTCGTCGAACGCGCGCTGGCCATGCATCGTGTAGAGCTGACGCGTGAAGGCGTTGCGCTCGCCGCGATTGTAGCGATCCCACATATCGACCGCGACATCGTGCTCGACCATACGGGCGATATCGACCGACAGGGCATCGAGCGAGTCGATCGCCTGACGCGGTGGCGGCGGGCCCTGGCGGCCGCGCTGCGGCTGCTGCGGTCCCTCATGGGCTTCCTCACCGGCGCGGTGCAGGAGATCGGTCAGCCAACCCTGGTTTCCCGCCGGAGTGCCGCCACGTGGACCGGGCGGCTGCGGCTGGGCCGGGCCGTGCATTTCGGGCCGGCGCGGTGCCGGAGGAGGCGGCGGCGGCGTCATGACGGCCTGGGGAGCCGCCGGTTCAGCTTGGCGCGCCTGCGGGCGTGCGGGCTCGTTGCGTCCACCGACCACGGCCAGCACCGGCTCGCGCCGCTGTTCGGCAACGTCGAGATTGCGGCCATGCCGGCTGACGATGCGATTCAGCTCTGCCAGGGCCTCGATCTGGTCGACGATGACGCGGCGCATCTGCGCGGCATTTTCCGCGGTCTCCTGCGGCAATTCCATGATGCCGCGCTTCAGTTCGGCGCGCGTCTGTTCGAGCTGCGACTTCATCTCCGCAGCCATCTTCTTCATGCCGGCCAGCGTCTCGTTGAAGCGATCGGACGATTGCCGGAACATGGCATCGACCTCACTGGCCGACTGTTCGTAAATCGAGCGCATCGCGTCGCTGGTGCGCTTACGCTCTTCTTCGGTGGTTTCCCGGATGAGGTCGAATTGCTCGGCGATGGTCCGTGTTCCGCTGGTTGCCGTTTCGGCGATCACGCGGCCGATTTCGCGCGCGCGTGCTTCGGCACCATGCAACGATTGATCGAGCAGGGCGGTGAAGCGTTCGAGACGCTGTTCGAGGTCTTCGGACTTGAGGTCGAGTGTGGCGATGAGATTCTCCAGCGTCGTGCGGCGGTCGGAGACCACGTCTTCGGTGCGCTGGTTGCTTTTCTCCACCGCTTCGACCGCAAGCGCCAGCGTGCGGCCATGCTGATCGAATTGCGACACGAGGCCGGACAGATTTTCCACCACATTCGCGGTGTCGGAGCGGAATGAGGCGATATGCGAGCTCATGCGCTCGCCGGCCAGGCCGCTTCGTTCGGTCACGTCGTTGATGACATTCGCGAATTCGCTGATGCGGCTGTTCAACGTGCTTTCGATGGCCCCCATATTGTCGTGGGCACCGGTCAGCACCTCGTGCAGCAGCACGTTGGCTTCGCGCATACGCTCGAACAGGGTCGTCGATTCGTTGCGCAGCTTGGCCTGGTTTTCCAGGATCAGCGACATCGACTCGGTGGTGACACGCTGCGATTGTTCGATCGCCTCGCGGGTATTGTCCTGCAGGCTGCGCAGCGTGTGGTTGACCTTGGTCGTGGCCGTTTCGCCCGCATCGTTGATCAACCGCGCCAGCTCGTTCGAATTGTCGAGCATCGTGCGGGTGAAGTCGAAGCCCTTGGCCTCGATCGCGCTGACGGCGGACTGCGTCGCCTTCTGCACTTCGCCGGTGAATTCCTGGCTCTTGGCCGACAGGGCGGCGAGGAGCGTGCTGGAATTGGTGTCGAGAATGCGCGTCATCTCGGCGGCGCGGCTCGAAACGGCGATGGCGATCTCGTTCGCCTTGCCGGTGAAACCACGCGACACCTCGGCGCTGACGCCAAGCAGCGTGCGTTCGACCTCGGTCGAACTCTGCTTGAGCGTGC
The genomic region above belongs to Pseudorhodoplanes sinuspersici and contains:
- a CDS encoding Bug family tripartite tricarboxylate transporter substrate binding protein — translated: MMLFKRAALLACLAMFGAIGAAPAQDFPNKPITIVLPYPPGASTEQVARLVQPILQERLKQPVIVENRPGGNGSIGTMAVARSDPDGHTIVLATNALMTITPHIQQMPFDPVKDFAPITTAVRGILGLAVHPSVPAKSVPEFIAYVKKNPKTVNYGTAGIGSPQHMAGLLLNRATGIELVHVPYKGGGPAMNDLLGGHIQSVVATIVTMLEHEKNGALRILGIGEKQRFSGIPHVQTISETVPGFEATSWLAFYAPAKTPKTVIDTLNRELVFALNNPEVKRKLEEAGLPVVADKPEELGRTTKNDLARWGELTRVMNVRAE
- a CDS encoding MlaD family protein, with the translated sequence METRANYILIGLFSLAVIFGAFGFVYWFHHVGGTGERMLYRVVFEGPIGGLRSGATVSFNGIRVGEVTQLTLDPRDPKQALATISVDANTPVRADTQVSLDTQGLTGIAVLALRGGSPTAGPVTTKLDDIPVLTAGSSSSQDMMAAARDVARRIDSVLADNEKALKNSLRNIETFTEVLSDVLSKNSDSLTKTIQSFEKTATNVEAFSETLSRNSEKIDNILAGVDNLIGGPDGKGDVPEAVRAIKATAENLDKKIDALAADGRRTLYTIDRAVKNFDENPTRLIFGGGKPATTGTVPATSQRRAR
- a CDS encoding ABC transporter ATP-binding protein, with translation MSITDNVLSLFDDEAPATLDISQDIALRVRNLQVNFKRQKVLKGVNFDVKRGEILGFVGASGAGKSVLLRTMIGLIQPSEGTIEVFGQEFSRAKELRDQLIERHWGILFQHGALFSALTVRQNVQFPMREYLKLSPRLLDEIAAAKLKMVGLPPEALNKMPSELSGGMIKRVALARALALDPAIVFLDEPTSGLDPISAGEFDNLIRTLQRTLGLTVFMVTHDLDSLHSVCDRIAVLADGKVIAAGPMSTMLASEHPWLKAYFRGKRGRVGATM
- a CDS encoding ABC transporter permease, whose product is MSVKALLTGRVSGERLELVAAGDWTADQARELEQQVIRATPAPKGPVKTLRIDMQGVAKLDTYGAWLLERLLRGSSEKGIRADVVGLPEQFRVIVETVHQTTEVPNPERVRRNYIGDWFETIGENIVEIVRSGALFAQMLGAVTVAGLRILWRPRSFRFISMVNQIDLVGWRAVPIILLITFLIGAILAQQGIFHFRKFGADVFVVDMVGILVLREIGVLIVCVMVAGRSGSAYTAELGSMKMREEIDALQTMGFDPISVLVLPRILALVIAVPMLTFLGEMAALYGAGLVASLYGNIQPDVFLQRLREVISLDHFMVGMIKAPFMALVIGIVACVRGLETKGSAESLGLQTTNAVVQSIFLVIVLDGVFAVFFAAIDK
- the dgcA gene encoding N-acetyl-D-Glu racemase DgcA, which translates into the protein MVNQKALQLSVRVETWPIAGHFTISRGAKTEARVVVAELSDGEFQDPIIGRGECVPYARYGESVAAVAATLENLAQKVAAGLSHKEVQSALPAGAARNALDCAFWDLEAKRTGTPVYKLAGLAAPAPLITAFTISLGSPDAMAKAAKEAGARPLLKIKLGGEGDIERIAAIRDAVPHTELIIDANEGWTPDNLAANLDACAKAGVTLVEQPLHADADAALAEIQRPVPVCADESAHDTASLKALLGKYDAVNIKLDKTGGLTEALAMTREAQKLGLMTMTGCMVATSLSMAPAMLVAQSARFVDLDGPLLLARDRDNGLRYEGSRVYPPTRELWG
- a CDS encoding SDR family oxidoreductase; translated protein: MDLGIAGRKAIVCASSRGLGYGCAMALAREGCEVVINGRDEKRLTAAAEEIANATGAKVIPVAADVASPEGQKALFAACPEPDILVNNNAGPPMRDFRELSREQILDGVIANMAVAIELTQKVIDPMIAKKFGRIVNITSGTVKAPLAGLDLSSGARAGLTAFMAGVARQVAGSNVTINFMLPGAFDTDRLTSNIEGNAKRQNISVEQARQNRINSVPAKRFGTADEFGATCAFLCSTHAGYITGQNIMIDGGVYPAAF
- a CDS encoding glycosyltransferase, with protein sequence MSIALVALTIFAATALAIHLISIAVAIRQCRPDKRAIAAAPDSPPVSIVLPVCGLENYIEDTLRSAFRLDYPRYELIFCAARPDDPVVPLLHRLMSDHRWIDARLLIGDERISENPKLNNVFKGWREAAYPLISICDSNVLLPRDYIQRLLEKLDPGTGLVCSPPIGCRPDGFFAETECAMLNTYQARWQYLADFIGLGFAQGKTLFWRREQLESAGGIRALGAESAEDAACTKIVRNLGLRVRLMQPPVRQPLGFRKAADVWKRQRRWARLRRASFPFYFSLEIVSGGFPPTIALAATAVLAGIPVLPSLIVFLAVWYGAEWLLAAKAGWHHSRWAVATYMLRDLMLPVLYVNAWLGRGFEWRGNDMRAVEGARLS
- a CDS encoding UDP-2,3-diacylglucosamine diphosphatase, with the protein product MNATRPRRFRTLFISDVHLGARGCQAGKLLDFLRNHEADTIYLVGDIVDGWALKSGWYWPQLHNDVVQKFLRQVRKGTRIIYIPGNHDEFLRGYYGTHFGGIEVVEQATHIAADGRKYLVVHGDHFDLVVTQARWLALLGDKAYDLALTVNRIFNAVRRWLGLGYWSLSQWAKLKVKNAVSYIGEYERALAADAKKHDAQGIICGHIHHAAIHDDFGIRYMNCGDWVESCTAIAEHQDGRLEIIQWLAENPEVEVPEFSEVRAA